The genome window GGGATACTTCATTTTTTTTGCTCTTCTTGTTCAATGACCGAAAAGCACGCTTTCCCCTTGAAGCGTGCCCGTTGAATACGTGGAAATTCTGAAGATCCCTGCGTCAGAAAACGGCTCAGGAAAAAAGATTCGGACCCGGTCCTTCCTCCGGGTCCGCATTTCTAATGCATCGTCAGAGAAGATCAACCGCCCTCAGCGCTCTGACGGCTTCCTTCCAGCGCTCCGTGCTTCTCAGAGCCTCAAGCCCGAGAGGCGTGCCTGAATCAGGCAATAGACCGGCAAGGCGTTCTGTGAATCGCTCGGGCCGCTCCCATTCAAGATCACGAAGGATCTCATCGGCTTCCTCAGGGTGATTGCAGTGAAGCACCATGTCGCATCCCGCCGAGAGCGCCCGTCGGGCCCGCGCCGCAACGGATTCAGAGCTTCCGGCTCCCTTCATGGAGAGATCGTCAGAAAAGACAAGTCCCGTGAATCCGATTGCATCGCGCAGAATCTCCTTGAGAAGCGTCTGCGAGAAGGTAGCTGTTTCGCCGTCGAACCCTTCATACGCGACATGCGCCGTCATGAGGGAAGTGAGTTCAGAAGCGAGCCCCCGATAAATATCGAGGTCCGCGAGCACCTTTTCGCGTTCGCGCTCGTCCGCAGGCAGCGCCACATGGCTGTCGGCTTCCGCCCAGCCGTGCCCCGGAAAGTGCTTGCCGCAGGAACCCATGCCGCCCTCGCGAAGGCCCGAAATGAGGCCGCGCGCGTTGCGCTCCACCTCTTCGGGCGTCTTGCCGAGCGACCGGTTCCCGATCACTTTCGAGCGCCCGTAATCAATATCCAGCACGGGCGTGAAGCTGAAGTCGACGCCGACGGCTCTGAGTTCCGACGCCAGAATAAAGCCCGCCTGCGCAAGAAGACCCGGCGCCCGGGAGCCGAATCGGATGAAGTCCCCCATGGGAGGAATCTCGGTAAAGCCCTCGCGAAAGCGCTGCACGCGCCCGCCCTCATGGTCAACCGTAATCAGAATGCCGGGACGAACCGCGTGAATCGCGCCCGTAAGCGCAAGAAGCTCCTCAGGCGTGGAATAGTTCCGCGTGAAGAGAATGACGGCACCCGTATGCGGATGCCTGAGGCGCTCAATCTCATGACGCGCGAGCGTCGTGCCCTCGATATCAACAACGACGGGCCCGAGCGAGCGCGCGCGTTCAAGCTTTTCAAGCGTGAGCATTCATTTACTCCGCGGCGATCTTGTCGAGGAGTTCGTTGTAGCGGCGCACGGTTTCGGCAAAGCCGAACTGAAGCGCCTCCGCCGTAAAGGCATGACCGATCGAGACTTCGAGCACATTGCCGCAGGCCTTGAGAAGCGGCTCAAGGTTCTCGAGCGACAAGTCATGACCGGCATTGACGCCGAGCCCCAGTTCATCGGCAAGCTTCGCGCAGTCGGCATAGGGCGTGACGATCGCGTCCGCAATCAGCGTATTCCAGGCATCCGCGTAAGCTTCGGTATAGAGCTCAATGCGGTCGGCGCCGACTTCCTTCGCCCAGCGCGTGTACTCCGGTTCCGGATCCATGAAGAGGCTCACGCGGCAGCCGTAGGATTTGGCTTCCTCGATAACGGGCACAAGCTTTGCACGCACATCAGGATCAGAAAAATCAAAGCCGTGATCCGACGTTTTCTGCCCCACGGCATCCGGCACGAACGTTGCCTGATGCGGACGGATTTCGCGAAGCAGCGGCATCAGATTTTCGAAAGGATTCCCTTCAATATTGAATTCCCGCCCCGGGTATTCCTTCACGAGATCGCTCAAGGGCTTCAGGTCGCTTACGCGGATATGGCGTTCATCAGGACGCGGATGGACGGTAAGTCCCGCTGCGCCTGCTTCGAGCGCAATGCGGCCGAAAAAGACCGGATCGGGCCAGTTGCCTTCACGGGAATTGCGGATAAGCGCGACCTTGTTCAGATTGACGGAAAGCTGAGTGCGGACCATAAGCGCGGAACTCCAGAGCAAATTAAAGCCGAATGGCCTCCCTCAGAAGCTTTTCGGCAGAGATAGTGCGTTCGAGCATAACACGCGCATTGATGCCGGGAAGTATCCGTCTGTTTCCCGGGGAAGCATGGGAGCCAGAGACGACGCCTTAAAGGCGCTTTAGTTCAGCGAGCACGCGCCGCGTCTTCAGGGGGCGGCCATCCAGTCTCAGTTCGATCGCCTCACGGTAAATTTCCCGGGCGGCGCGAAGCGCCTCAGGACGCTCGAGACGCCCTTCGAGCACATCGAGAACATCTCTTCTCTCCCATGTGCGAATCTCGTTTCCGAAGGAACCGGAAACGCCGGCGAGATCTCCCGTCGAGCGAAGCGTGAATCTTGGAGCATCCCCGCCCTCGGAAATCAGCACCTGCCAGCCGCAGATGCGAAGCAGATCCGCCTCGAAGCGCCTCAGCCCCCGCTGCTGAGCGGCAGGGTCGGAGTGCGTCAGCGCTTCAATCACGCGCACATAGGCCGGAAAAAGGCCGGGATGGATGTCCTCGCGTTCGGTGAGCCGCATGAGGAGTTCGTTCACGTAAAAGCCTGAAAGAAGCGCTTCGCCTCTGAGGGGCGGAAGAATGCCGAGCCACTCCGCC of Sutterella faecalis contains these proteins:
- the nagZ gene encoding beta-N-acetylhexosaminidase → MLTLEKLERARSLGPVVVDIEGTTLARHEIERLRHPHTGAVILFTRNYSTPEELLALTGAIHAVRPGILITVDHEGGRVQRFREGFTEIPPMGDFIRFGSRAPGLLAQAGFILASELRAVGVDFSFTPVLDIDYGRSKVIGNRSLGKTPEEVERNARGLISGLREGGMGSCGKHFPGHGWAEADSHVALPADEREREKVLADLDIYRGLASELTSLMTAHVAYEGFDGETATFSQTLLKEILRDAIGFTGLVFSDDLSMKGAGSSESVAARARRALSAGCDMVLHCNHPEEADEILRDLEWERPERFTERLAGLLPDSGTPLGLEALRSTERWKEAVRALRAVDLL
- a CDS encoding pyridoxine 5'-phosphate synthase, coding for MVRTQLSVNLNKVALIRNSREGNWPDPVFFGRIALEAGAAGLTVHPRPDERHIRVSDLKPLSDLVKEYPGREFNIEGNPFENLMPLLREIRPHQATFVPDAVGQKTSDHGFDFSDPDVRAKLVPVIEEAKSYGCRVSLFMDPEPEYTRWAKEVGADRIELYTEAYADAWNTLIADAIVTPYADCAKLADELGLGVNAGHDLSLENLEPLLKACGNVLEVSIGHAFTAEALQFGFAETVRRYNELLDKIAAE
- the recO gene encoding DNA repair protein RecO, producing MTERLAAENPTPEMKLPGGASSPASALKLREKSRDDEGSIARIIGNERAALEILSEIEAESDRLPAKKQGRPASQPSFILHTYPWSESSLVLDVFTARFGRLLLIARGAKRPGSTLRGMLMPFVPLKLSWTGRKEAKVLTRAEWLGILPPLRGEALLSGFYVNELLMRLTEREDIHPGLFPAYVRVIEALTHSDPAAQQRGLRRFEADLLRICGWQVLISEGGDAPRFTLRSTGDLAGVSGSFGNEIRTWERRDVLDVLEGRLERPEALRAAREIYREAIELRLDGRPLKTRRVLAELKRL